The window CATTCACGTGTCTTCTACAATGAGTCCTGGGATTGCAATTGAAACCAAATCAGTAGCGGGGATCTAATCATGAACAGAGAAGAAAAAAACGAAGTAGTTTTAGAACTACAAGGACAAATGCAAGAGTTTGGCAATTTTTATATTGCTGATACTTCTAGCCTTTCTGTTGAGCAGATTAATAACATCCGTCGCAAATGTTTTGAAGGCGATATCGTAATGAAAGTTGCTAAAAATTCTTTAATCCGCAAAGCGATTGAAGGTTTAGAAGGCGACGCTTCTGAGATATACGAAGCATTAAAAGGTTCATCATCATTATTATTCTCAAAAACAGCAAACGCTCCGGCTAAGTTGATTAAAGCTTTGAGAAAAACATCTGATAAACCAGTGCTTAAAGCAGCATTTATAGATTCATCAGTATACGTTGGCGATGACCAATTGAATAACTTAGTAAGCTTGAAATCAAGAGAAGAGCTTATCGGAGATATCGTTGGATTATTACAATCACCAGCTAAAAATGTTCTATCTGCACTTCAATCAGGCGGTAGCAAAATTGCAGGAATTGTTAAAACTCTACAAGAAAGAGAAGGTTAACGAACACCTTAAGTTCGCAAATTAAACAAAATTATTACACGTAAATTTTTAAAATCTTAATAAAATGGCAGATTTAAAAGCGTTTGCTGAGCAATTAGTAAACTTAACAGTAAAAGAAGTTAATGAATTAGCTCAAATCTTAAAAGATGAGTATGGTATTGAGCCTGCAGCTGCTGCTGTAGTTGCTGGTCCTGCTGCTGGTGGTGATGCACCTGCTGCTGCTGCAGAAAAAACATCTTTTGATGTAATCTTAAAAGAAGCTGGTGGTCAGAAATTAGCAGTTGTAAAACTTGTTAAAGACTTAACTGGTTTAGGTTTGAAAGAAGCTAAAGACTTAGTAGACGGAGCACCAAAAGAATTAAAAGCTGGTGTTGCTAAAGACGAAGCAGAAGCTCTTAAAAAACAATTAGAAGAAGCTGGAGCAGTAGTTGAGATTAAGTAATCACTTAACTTAGCTAAGCTAAAAATGTATTAGACACCGACTGAAAATGTCGGTGTCTTTACCTGTTTATAAACATCTCATTTTGTTTGGTTAATGAGCCTGTTTGAAATTCGAACCAAACAAATAGTTTATTCTTAAACTAAAATCTTTTAGTCCATTGGCAAAGACAGTCGAACAAAGAGTAAATTTTGCAACTAGTAAGCACATTATAGACTATCCGGATTTTCTGGATGTGCAATTGCAATCATTCAGAGAATTTTTCCAGATAGATACCACATCAGACGATCGCTCTAGCGAGGGTTTGTTCAAAGTGTTTGCTGAAAACTTTCCAATAACAGATTCGAGAAATATCTTCGTATTAGAATTTCTTGATTATTTTGTTGATCCGCCACGTTACGATATACATGAGTGTATTGAGCGTGGATTAACCTACAATGTTCCATTAAAAGCAAAGCTGAAGCTTTCTTGTAACGATGTTGAACATGAGGATTTTGAAACCATTATTCAGGATGTGTATTTAGGTACTATCCCGTATATGACACCAAAAGGTACGTTTGTTATCAACGGTGCAGAACGTGTTATCGTTTCGCAATTACACCGTTCTCCGGGTGTGTTCTTCGGCCAGAGCCGTCACACTAACGGAACCAAATTGTACTCAGCACGTGTTATCCCTTTCAAAGGTTCATGGATCGAGTTTGCTACAGACGTTAACAACGTAATGTATGCTTACATCGATCGTAAGAAAAAATTCCCGGTTACCACTTTATTGCGTGCTATCGGTTACGATTCTGATAAAGACATTTTAGAACTTTTTGATCTTGCTGACGAAGTAAAAGTTAGTAAATCAGGTTTAAAGAAATACATCGGTCGTAAACTGGCTGCAAGGGTATTGAAGAAATGGGTTGAAGATTTTGTTGATGAAGATACTGGTGAGGTAGTTTCTATCGACCGTAATGAAGTGATTCTTGAAAGAGAAACCGTTTTAGAAGACGAACACATTGATATGGTTATTGAAGCAGGTGTTAAAACTATTATCCTTTCTAAGGAAGATGGTGCGAGCCAGGCCGATTATACCATTATATATAATACATTACAAAAAGATACATCAAACTCAGAGAAAGAAGCTGTTGAAAACATCTACCGTGCTTTGCGTAACGCAGAACCACCTGATGAGGAAACTGCCCGTGGTATCATCGATCGTTTATTCTTCTCGGATAAACGTTATGACTTAGGTGATGTTGGTCGTTACCGCATCAACCGTAAGTTGAAAATGAATACCCCTGATGATGTAAAGGTATTAACGAAAGCAGATATTATCGCAATTGTTAAATACCTGATCAAATTGATCAACTCTAAAGAAGAGGTGGATGATATCGATCACTTATCAAACCGTCGTGTACGTACGGTAGGTGAGCAGTTGTACGCACAATTCGGTGTTGGTTTAGCCCGTATGGCCAGAACAATCCGTGAGCGTATGAACATCCGCGATAACGAGGTGTTTACACCAACTGATTTGATTAACGCCCGTACGTTATCATCAGTAATCAACTCTTTCTTTGGTACAAACCAGTTATCTCAGTTCATGGATCAAACCAATCCATTGGCAGAGATTACACACAAACGCCGTTTATCAGCTTTAGGTCCGGGTGGTTTATCCCGTGAGCGTGCTGGTTTCGAGGTACGTGACGTTCACTACACGCACTACGGTCGTTTATGTACAATTGAAACTCCAGAGGGACCGAACATTGGTTTGATTTCATCACTTTGTGTGCATGCAAAAATCAACAATTTAGGTTTCATTGAAACACCATACAAACGCGTTGAAGATGGTAAAGTAGTTGTAGATTCAGATGTTATCTATTTATCGGCAGAAGATGAGGATGGTAAAACCATTGCTCAGGCTAATGCTGAGTACGATGATAAAGGTGTGTTCTCTACTCCACGTGTTAAAGCACGTTACGAGGGTGACTTCCCGATTATCGAGCCTGAGAAATTAGACTTGATGGACGTTGCACCTAACCAGATTACTTCAATTGCTGCTTCGTTAATTCCGTTCTTAGAACATGATGATGCGAACAGGGCGTTGATGGGATCGAACATGCAACGTCAGGCCGTACCATTGTTACGTCCTGAAGCACCAATCGTTGGTACAGGTTTGGAAGGTCGCGTTGCCCGCGATTCAAGAACTTTGATCAATGCAGAAGGTGATGGTGTTGTAGAATATGTAGATGCAAACGAAATTACCATTAAATACGAGCGTAACGAAGATGATCGTTTAGTTTCATTTGAAGGTGATAGCAAAACATACCGTTTAATCAAATTCAAAAAAACCAACCAGAATACCTGTATCAACTTAAAACCAATTGTTAAGAAAGGTCAGAAAGTAAGTAAAGGTCAGGTTCTTTGTGAAGGTTATGCAACTGAAGATGGCGAATTGGCATTGGGTAGAAACCTGAAAGTGGCATTCATGCCTTGGCAAGGTTTCAACTTTGAGGATGCGATTGTAATCAACGAGCGTATTGTTCGCGATGACGTTTTCACTTCATTGCATATTGAAGAGTTTGAATTAGAAGTACGTGATACTAAACGTGGAGAAGAGGAATTAACACCAGATATCCCGAACGTTTCTGAAGAGGCTACAAAAGACCTTGATGAGAACGGTATTATCCGTATCGGTGCTGAAGTAAAAGAAGGTGATATTTTAATTGGTAAGATTACCCCTAAAGGTGAGTCTGATCCTTCACCAGAAGAGAAATTACTACGTGCAATCTTTGGTGATAAAGCAGGTGATGTTAAAGATGCGTCTTTAAAAACTCCTCCTTCAATCCAGGGTGTGGTAATTGATACTAAATTATTCAGCCGTGCTAAGAAAACTACAAAAGCTGAAGAGAAATCGGCAATTGAGAAATTAGATAAAGGCTATAACACAGTAACTGAGAAGTTAAAGAACGAATTAGTTGACAAATTATTCGCTATTGTAAACGGAAAAACATCACAAGGTGTATTTAACATTTACAAAGAATTATTAGTTGCTAAAGGCGCTAAATTTACTCAGAAAATTTTAGCAGAGCTTGATTATAACCACATTAGCCCTAACAAATGGACTACTGATGACGATAAAAACGAGCTAATTAAAATGTTGCTTCACAACTACGGTATCCGTGTTAACGAAGAGCTTGGTGCTTACAAACGCGATAAATTTGCAATTAGTGTAGGTGATGAGCTTCCATCGGGAATTGTACAAATGGCAAAAGTTTATGTTGCTAAAAAACGTAAGTTAAAAGTAGGTGATAAAATGGCTGGTCGCCACGGTAACAAAGGTATTGTTGCACGTATTGTACGTGATGAAGATATGCCTTTCTTAGCTGATGGTAGCCCGGTTGATATTGTGTTGAACCCACTGGGTGTACCTTCACGTATGAACCTTGGTCAGATCTATGAAACCGTATTGGCATGGGCCGGTAAAGAATTGGGTGTTAAATTTGCAACCCCGATTTTTGATGGTGCTACGCATGATGAGGTAGAGGAGTGGATTGCTAAAGCGGGTGTTCCTGCTTCAGGAAAAACCTACTTATACAATGGTTTAACAGGTGAGCGTTTCGATCAGACTACAACTGTAGGTATTATCTACATGTTGAAACTAGGTCACATGGTTGATGATAAGATGCACGCCCGTTCAATCGGACCATACTCGTTAATTACACAACAACCATTGGGTGGTAAAGCCCAGTTCGGTGGTCAGCGTTTTGGTGAGATGGAGGTTTGGGCATTAGAAGCATTCGGTGCTGCTAATATTCTTCAGGAGATCTTAACCGTTAAGTCGGATGATGTAATCGGAAGAGCCAAAACTTACGAAGCCATTGTTAAAGGTGAAAACCTACCAACTCCGGGTGTACCAGAATCGTTTAACGTATTGGTACACGAGTTACGTGGTTTAGGTTTAGATATTACATTAGATTAATTAAGCCGAAAGACTAAAGACTAAAGCTCAAAGCAGCTTTGGTCTTTAAGCTTTCCGCTTTAACCTTACATAAGTATGTCTTACAAAAAGGATAATAAATTAAAAAGCAATTTCACATCAATCACGATTAGCTTATCGTCTCCGGAGATTATTCTGGAACGCTCAAGCGGTGAGGTGTTGAAACCAGAAACCATTAACTACCGTACTTACAAACCTGAACGTGATGGTTTGTTCTGT is drawn from Pedobacter sp. HDW13 and contains these coding sequences:
- the rplJ gene encoding 50S ribosomal protein L10: MNREEKNEVVLELQGQMQEFGNFYIADTSSLSVEQINNIRRKCFEGDIVMKVAKNSLIRKAIEGLEGDASEIYEALKGSSSLLFSKTANAPAKLIKALRKTSDKPVLKAAFIDSSVYVGDDQLNNLVSLKSREELIGDIVGLLQSPAKNVLSALQSGGSKIAGIVKTLQEREG
- the rplL gene encoding 50S ribosomal protein L7/L12 — translated: MADLKAFAEQLVNLTVKEVNELAQILKDEYGIEPAAAAVVAGPAAGGDAPAAAAEKTSFDVILKEAGGQKLAVVKLVKDLTGLGLKEAKDLVDGAPKELKAGVAKDEAEALKKQLEEAGAVVEIK
- the rpoB gene encoding DNA-directed RNA polymerase subunit beta, whose amino-acid sequence is MAKTVEQRVNFATSKHIIDYPDFLDVQLQSFREFFQIDTTSDDRSSEGLFKVFAENFPITDSRNIFVLEFLDYFVDPPRYDIHECIERGLTYNVPLKAKLKLSCNDVEHEDFETIIQDVYLGTIPYMTPKGTFVINGAERVIVSQLHRSPGVFFGQSRHTNGTKLYSARVIPFKGSWIEFATDVNNVMYAYIDRKKKFPVTTLLRAIGYDSDKDILELFDLADEVKVSKSGLKKYIGRKLAARVLKKWVEDFVDEDTGEVVSIDRNEVILERETVLEDEHIDMVIEAGVKTIILSKEDGASQADYTIIYNTLQKDTSNSEKEAVENIYRALRNAEPPDEETARGIIDRLFFSDKRYDLGDVGRYRINRKLKMNTPDDVKVLTKADIIAIVKYLIKLINSKEEVDDIDHLSNRRVRTVGEQLYAQFGVGLARMARTIRERMNIRDNEVFTPTDLINARTLSSVINSFFGTNQLSQFMDQTNPLAEITHKRRLSALGPGGLSRERAGFEVRDVHYTHYGRLCTIETPEGPNIGLISSLCVHAKINNLGFIETPYKRVEDGKVVVDSDVIYLSAEDEDGKTIAQANAEYDDKGVFSTPRVKARYEGDFPIIEPEKLDLMDVAPNQITSIAASLIPFLEHDDANRALMGSNMQRQAVPLLRPEAPIVGTGLEGRVARDSRTLINAEGDGVVEYVDANEITIKYERNEDDRLVSFEGDSKTYRLIKFKKTNQNTCINLKPIVKKGQKVSKGQVLCEGYATEDGELALGRNLKVAFMPWQGFNFEDAIVINERIVRDDVFTSLHIEEFELEVRDTKRGEEELTPDIPNVSEEATKDLDENGIIRIGAEVKEGDILIGKITPKGESDPSPEEKLLRAIFGDKAGDVKDASLKTPPSIQGVVIDTKLFSRAKKTTKAEEKSAIEKLDKGYNTVTEKLKNELVDKLFAIVNGKTSQGVFNIYKELLVAKGAKFTQKILAELDYNHISPNKWTTDDDKNELIKMLLHNYGIRVNEELGAYKRDKFAISVGDELPSGIVQMAKVYVAKKRKLKVGDKMAGRHGNKGIVARIVRDEDMPFLADGSPVDIVLNPLGVPSRMNLGQIYETVLAWAGKELGVKFATPIFDGATHDEVEEWIAKAGVPASGKTYLYNGLTGERFDQTTTVGIIYMLKLGHMVDDKMHARSIGPYSLITQQPLGGKAQFGGQRFGEMEVWALEAFGAANILQEILTVKSDDVIGRAKTYEAIVKGENLPTPGVPESFNVLVHELRGLGLDITLD